The following coding sequences are from one Novosphingobium sp. KACC 22771 window:
- the yidD gene encoding membrane protein insertion efficiency factor YidD, with the protein MKYVLIFIARLWQWGPSAMMPPTCRYSPSCSAYAIEALTKHGAIKGGWLTVKRLLRCHPWGGHGYDPVP; encoded by the coding sequence GTGAAATATGTGCTGATCTTCATCGCCCGCCTGTGGCAATGGGGACCATCGGCCATGATGCCGCCCACCTGCCGCTATTCGCCCTCCTGTTCGGCCTATGCCATCGAGGCCTTGACGAAACATGGCGCGATTAAGGGTGGATGGTTGACGGTGAAGCGTCTATTGCGCTGCCATCCATGGGGCGGTCATGGTTATGACCCGGTCCCGTGA
- the rnpA gene encoding ribonuclease P protein component produces MAPKLHIMTKRSDFLAANKGLRVARPGFVLLVLPHGAAEAGDIRRFGITVTKKIGNAVVRNRMKRRFRALAREILPAHGLANHDHVLIGREGGVERDFALLRKELLVALDRARSGKGDAPRGARSGGRGKPHHGRGKGPRPSPQAPQA; encoded by the coding sequence GTGGCGCCCAAGCTGCACATCATGACCAAGCGTTCCGATTTTCTGGCCGCGAACAAAGGGTTGCGCGTTGCTCGGCCCGGTTTTGTGCTGCTGGTCCTGCCGCATGGCGCGGCCGAAGCGGGCGATATTCGCCGCTTTGGCATCACCGTTACAAAAAAGATCGGCAACGCCGTGGTGCGCAACCGGATGAAGCGCCGGTTTCGCGCTCTGGCGCGTGAAATCCTGCCTGCGCATGGGCTGGCCAATCATGACCATGTGCTGATCGGTCGCGAGGGCGGCGTGGAGCGCGATTTCGCGCTGCTGCGCAAGGAATTGCTGGTCGCGCTGGACCGGGCGCGATCCGGCAAGGGCGACGCGCCGCGCGGGGCCAGGTCAGGCGGGCGCGGCAAGCCTCATCACGGTCGCGGCAAAGGCCCGCGTCCTTCTCCACAGGCTCCGCAGGCGTGA
- the rpmH gene encoding 50S ribosomal protein L34 yields MKRTFQPSRLVRARRHGFRARTATVGGRKVLRARRARGRKNLSA; encoded by the coding sequence ATGAAGCGCACTTTCCAGCCCAGCCGGCTTGTCCGCGCCCGCCGTCACGGCTTCCGCGCCCGCACCGCCACGGTCGGTGGCCGCAAGGTGCTGCGCGCCCGTCGTGCGCGCGGCCGCAAGAATCTGTCGGCCTGA
- a CDS encoding YifB family Mg chelatase-like AAA ATPase, translated as MVALVQTVAYLGLEARAVEVQCQLAPGLPGFTVVGLPDKAVNESRQRVQAALTAMGLALPPKRITINMSPADLPKEGSHYDLPIALALLAAMGIIDGEQMDDFLAVGELSLDGRIVGSPGVLLAALHASEREVGLICPAAQGAEASWAAGVPVVAAPDLASLLAHLKGTQALSPPAPGQSAPATPGPDLRQVKGQETARRALEIAAAGGHNLLMIGPPGAGKSLMASCLPGILPDLTPAEALEVSMIASVAGTLDGGRISRARPFRSPHHSASMAAMTGGGLRVRPGEVSMAHLGVLFLDELPEFQRGVLDSLRQPLETGEVTVARANAHVTFPARVQLIAAMNPCRCGHLGDAGLACSRAPRCAGDYQSKVSGPLLDRIDLHVEVEAVRAFDLALPSAAESSAQVAARVAAARGVQTERLNGTKMRNNADLDGESLDRFATPDGEGMKLLIRAAEAMNLTARGYTRIRRVARTIADLAGAQTVSRAHVAEALSYRRQPPRA; from the coding sequence ATGGTCGCGCTGGTCCAGACGGTAGCCTATCTGGGGCTGGAGGCGCGCGCGGTCGAGGTGCAATGTCAATTGGCCCCCGGACTGCCCGGTTTCACGGTGGTCGGCCTGCCCGACAAGGCGGTGAATGAGAGCCGTCAGCGGGTGCAGGCGGCGCTGACCGCGATGGGGTTGGCATTGCCGCCCAAGCGGATCACGATCAATATGTCGCCCGCCGATCTGCCCAAGGAAGGTTCGCATTATGACCTGCCCATCGCGCTGGCGCTGCTGGCCGCAATGGGGATTATCGATGGCGAGCAGATGGACGATTTTCTGGCGGTGGGCGAATTGTCGCTCGATGGGCGGATCGTCGGCTCCCCCGGGGTGCTGCTGGCCGCGCTCCATGCCAGCGAGCGCGAAGTCGGCCTGATCTGTCCCGCCGCGCAAGGCGCCGAGGCGAGTTGGGCGGCGGGCGTGCCCGTGGTCGCCGCGCCCGATCTGGCCAGCCTCTTGGCCCATCTCAAGGGCACGCAGGCGCTCTCGCCCCCCGCGCCCGGCCAGAGCGCGCCCGCCACGCCGGGGCCGGATCTGCGTCAGGTCAAAGGGCAGGAAACGGCCCGCCGCGCGCTGGAGATCGCGGCGGCGGGCGGACACAATCTGCTGATGATCGGCCCGCCCGGTGCGGGCAAATCGCTGATGGCCTCCTGCCTGCCCGGCATCCTGCCCGACCTGACCCCTGCCGAAGCGCTCGAAGTCTCGATGATCGCCTCAGTCGCCGGTACGCTCGACGGCGGGCGAATCAGCCGCGCCCGCCCGTTTCGCAGCCCCCACCATTCGGCCAGCATGGCAGCGATGACCGGCGGTGGATTGCGCGTGCGCCCCGGCGAAGTGTCGATGGCGCATCTGGGCGTGCTGTTCCTCGACGAATTGCCCGAATTTCAGCGCGGCGTGCTCGATTCGCTGCGCCAACCGCTGGAAACCGGCGAAGTCACCGTGGCCCGTGCCAATGCCCATGTCACCTTTCCCGCGCGGGTTCAGCTGATCGCGGCGATGAACCCATGCCGCTGCGGCCATCTGGGCGATGCGGGGCTGGCCTGTTCGCGCGCGCCGCGCTGCGCCGGGGATTATCAGAGCAAAGTGTCCGGCCCCCTGCTCGACCGGATCGACCTGCATGTCGAGGTCGAGGCGGTGCGCGCCTTTGACCTTGCCCTGCCCTCTGCCGCGGAAAGCAGCGCGCAGGTGGCCGCCCGCGTGGCCGCCGCGCGCGGGGTGCAGACCGAACGGCTGAACGGCACAAAAATGCGCAACAATGCAGATCTGGACGGCGAATCGCTCGATCGTTTCGCGACGCCGGATGGCGAAGGCATGAAATTGCTGATCCGCGCAGCCGAGGCGATGAACCTGACCGCGCGCGGCTATACGCGCATCCGCCGCGTGGCGCGCACCATCGCCGATCTGGCGGGCGCACAAACCGTCTCGCGCGCGCATGTCGCCGAGGCCCTTTCCTATCGTCGCCAGCCGCCCCGGGCATGA
- a CDS encoding peptidylprolyl isomerase produces MLLRFALFAALIAPSLPVGPAYAAPARRAPAKPAAVKEVPPQPLHDIETVAMTTDLGVITLELDGKHAPISTANFMRYVDNKRFDGIVFYRAMHLKWGEQPNGLIQAGTRGDPRKTFPPIAHEPTSQTGVLHKAGAISLARLAPGTATGDFSILLSDIDGLDANPQSADPEVQAGYAAFGHVVSGMDVVRKIWDQPVDPNAGEGAMKGEMLAQPVKVISVRRVVAP; encoded by the coding sequence ATGCTTCTCCGATTCGCTCTCTTCGCCGCGTTGATCGCCCCTTCTTTGCCGGTTGGACCCGCCTATGCCGCCCCCGCGCGTCGGGCTCCCGCCAAACCGGCGGCGGTCAAGGAAGTCCCGCCCCAGCCGCTGCATGATATCGAAACCGTCGCCATGACCACGGACCTTGGTGTCATCACGCTCGAACTGGACGGCAAGCACGCCCCGATCAGCACCGCCAATTTCATGCGCTATGTCGATAACAAGCGCTTTGACGGGATCGTGTTTTACCGGGCCATGCACCTGAAATGGGGCGAGCAGCCCAATGGCCTGATTCAGGCGGGTACGCGTGGCGATCCGCGCAAGACCTTTCCGCCCATCGCCCATGAGCCGACCAGCCAGACCGGCGTTCTGCACAAGGCGGGGGCGATTTCGCTGGCGCGTCTGGCGCCGGGCACGGCGACGGGGGATTTTTCGATCCTGCTGTCCGATATTGACGGGCTGGACGCCAATCCGCAATCCGCCGACCCCGAGGTTCAGGCCGGATATGCCGCCTTTGGCCATGTGGTGTCGGGCATGGATGTGGTGCGCAAGATCTGGGACCAACCGGTCGATCCCAATGCGGGCGAGGGGGCCATGAAGGGGGAAATGCTGGCCCAGCCGGTGAAGGTGATCAGCGTGCGGCGCGTGGTTGCGCCTTAA
- a CDS encoding HAD family hydrolase, whose protein sequence is MSDKQPHVVVFDIGRVLVQWRIAGLYEKLIPDADRLEWFLREVVSEAWHAQHDAGKPFAEMIEELAQTYPDERELIELYAPRWLECVPGPIEGTHDIVRALDARGVPLYSITNFGVDAWAMFRPTFPVLDHFRDIVVSGHERMIKPDAAIFDLAAQRFGHAPGEMLFIDDNADNIAAARALGWHVHHFVDGAEALEADLKARGLL, encoded by the coding sequence ATGAGCGACAAGCAACCCCATGTGGTGGTGTTCGATATCGGTCGGGTGCTGGTCCAATGGCGAATCGCGGGCCTGTATGAAAAGCTGATCCCTGACGCGGACCGGCTCGAATGGTTCCTGCGCGAGGTGGTCAGCGAGGCGTGGCACGCCCAGCATGACGCGGGCAAACCCTTTGCCGAGATGATCGAGGAACTGGCGCAGACCTATCCCGACGAACGCGAGCTGATCGAACTCTATGCGCCGCGCTGGCTGGAATGCGTGCCCGGACCCATCGAGGGGACGCATGACATCGTGCGGGCGCTGGATGCGCGGGGGGTGCCGCTCTATTCGATCACGAATTTTGGCGTGGACGCATGGGCGATGTTCCGGCCTACCTTTCCGGTGCTCGACCATTTCCGCGACATTGTGGTGTCGGGCCATGAGCGGATGATCAAGCCCGATGCGGCGATCTTTGACCTTGCCGCGCAGCGTTTCGGCCATGCGCCGGGCGAGATGCTGTTCATCGACGACAATGCCGACAATATCGCCGCCGCGCGGGCGCTGGGCTGGCATGTGCATCATTTCGTCGACGGGGCCGAGGCGTTGGAGGCGGATTTGAAGGCGCGGGGTTTGTTGTAA
- the ykgO gene encoding type B 50S ribosomal protein L36, producing the protein MKIRNSLKSLKDRHRDNRVIRRRGRTYVINKTQKRFKARQG; encoded by the coding sequence ATGAAGATTCGCAACAGCCTCAAGTCGCTGAAGGACCGTCACCGGGATAACCGCGTGATCCGCCGTCGCGGCCGCACCTATGTCATCAACAAGACCCAAAAGCGTTTCAAGGCTCGTCAGGGCTGA
- the galE gene encoding UDP-glucose 4-epimerase GalE — MTDATIAKLPVLVTGGAGYIGSHAVLALKDAGWKVAVVDNLVTGFRFAVPDGVAFYQGDIEDGELIARIIAEQGIGAIMHFAGSVVVPESVENPLKYYHNNTAKSRALIDAAVKGGVKHFIFSSTAATYGIPEVSPVEEDTPKAPINPYGMSKLMTEIMLKDVAAAHPMNYCALRYFNVAGADPDARTGQSTAGATHLIKVAVEAALGKRENVGVFGTDFATPDGTGVRDYIHVSDLADAHVLALEALIAQPQRSLTMNAGYGRGFSVLDVLDAVDRATNRTIKRVMQPRRAGDPDSLISNNARIKATVPWVPRYADLDVIVSHALAWERKLTEIRGEG, encoded by the coding sequence ATGACAGATGCAACGATCGCAAAGCTTCCCGTCCTTGTCACCGGCGGGGCGGGTTATATTGGCAGCCATGCCGTGCTGGCGTTGAAGGACGCAGGGTGGAAAGTGGCGGTGGTGGACAATCTGGTCACCGGTTTCCGCTTTGCCGTGCCCGATGGCGTCGCCTTTTATCAGGGCGATATTGAGGACGGCGAATTGATCGCGCGAATCATCGCCGAACAGGGGATCGGCGCGATCATGCATTTCGCCGGATCGGTGGTTGTGCCCGAATCGGTGGAAAACCCTCTGAAATATTATCACAACAACACCGCCAAGAGCCGCGCCCTGATTGATGCGGCGGTCAAAGGCGGGGTCAAGCATTTCATCTTCAGCTCAACCGCGGCCACCTATGGCATTCCCGAGGTTTCGCCGGTTGAGGAGGATACGCCCAAGGCGCCGATCAACCCCTATGGCATGTCCAAGCTGATGACCGAGATCATGCTCAAGGATGTGGCGGCGGCCCATCCGATGAACTATTGCGCGCTGCGCTATTTCAACGTGGCCGGGGCGGACCCGGACGCGCGCACCGGGCAATCGACGGCGGGCGCGACTCATCTGATCAAGGTGGCGGTCGAGGCGGCGCTGGGCAAGCGCGAGAACGTGGGCGTGTTCGGCACCGATTTCGCAACGCCCGACGGCACGGGCGTGCGCGACTATATCCACGTTTCCGATCTGGCCGATGCGCATGTGCTGGCGCTTGAGGCGCTGATTGCCCAGCCGCAGCGCTCGCTGACGATGAATGCCGGTTATGGGCGCGGCTTCTCGGTGCTTGACGTGCTGGACGCGGTCGACCGGGCGACCAACCGCACCATCAAGCGCGTGATGCAGCCGCGCCGCGCGGGCGATCCCGATTCGCTGATTTCGAACAATGCGCGCATCAAGGCCACCGTGCCCTGGGTGCCGCGCTATGCCGATCTCGACGTGATTGTCAGCCATGCTCTCGCGTGGGAGCGCAAGCTGACGGAAATTCGCGGCGAAGGTTGA
- a CDS encoding DUF4136 domain-containing protein, which yields MMRFSFLLAPLMLLSACAVPVGPVEVSRFHVADASPLGHGTIAVVPGPGMDGASLEWQSYQIAVERELSALGYTPAPPDSADQIAAIRLVRTALTQGRSPVGVSIGASGSNYGSGAGVGISFPIGAGSGQQTATDLIAMIRTRADGKTLWEGRASFTVSAASPLAQTQLAAPKLAQALFTGFPGQSGETIRVP from the coding sequence ATGATGCGCTTCTCTTTCCTTCTCGCGCCGCTGATGCTGCTTTCCGCCTGCGCGGTCCCGGTTGGCCCGGTTGAGGTTTCGCGTTTCCATGTCGCCGATGCCTCGCCGCTGGGCCATGGCACGATTGCGGTGGTGCCCGGCCCCGGCATGGATGGCGCCAGCCTCGAATGGCAATCCTATCAGATTGCGGTCGAGCGCGAATTGTCTGCGCTGGGCTATACGCCCGCCCCGCCCGACAGCGCCGACCAGATCGCCGCGATCCGCCTCGTCCGCACCGCCTTGACCCAAGGCCGCAGCCCAGTGGGCGTCAGCATCGGCGCATCGGGCAGCAATTACGGCAGCGGCGCAGGCGTGGGCATTTCCTTTCCCATCGGCGCCGGATCGGGCCAGCAGACGGCGACAGACCTGATCGCGATGATCCGCACGCGCGCCGATGGCAAGACCCTGTGGGAGGGCCGCGCCAGCTTTACCGTGTCGGCCGCATCGCCGCTGGCCCAGACCCAACTGGCCGCGCCCAAGCTGGCGCAGGCGCTGTTCACCGGCTTTCCCGGCCAATCGGGCGAAACCATCCGCGTTCCCTGA
- a CDS encoding M14 family metallopeptidase, translating to MTEFAIHIDSAFDSGNIEVRSIHGATATLAIRRDAHSDFFQWFHFRVSGAAGRELVLRITGLNAAAYPGGWEGYRACVSEDRDYWARADTAWDPQTENGTLTITYTPESEVCWFAYFAPYSMERHHDLIALMAAEPGVIYRRLGQSLDGQPIDCLTMGHGPAQIWLQARQHPGESMAQWWMEGALDALTDPANPHGRLLRERATIHVVPNANPDGSRRGHLRTNAAGVNLNREWHDPQPDRAPEVLAIRNAMDETGVALCMDVHGDEAIPHVFIAGFEGIPGITEAQLASYHRYLAILDAQTPDFQTKAGYPIAPAGRANLTMATNQIAERYGAVAMTLEMPFKDHNDLPCPDQGWSPERSAQLGRDCIAAMAQWIAV from the coding sequence ATGACCGAATTTGCCATCCACATCGATTCCGCCTTTGATTCGGGCAATATCGAGGTGCGCTCCATTCATGGCGCCACGGCCACACTGGCCATCCGCCGTGATGCGCACAGCGACTTTTTCCAATGGTTCCATTTCCGCGTTTCCGGCGCGGCGGGGCGCGAGCTGGTGCTGCGCATCACGGGCCTCAACGCGGCGGCCTATCCGGGCGGGTGGGAAGGCTATCGCGCCTGCGTTTCGGAGGACCGCGACTATTGGGCCCGCGCCGATACCGCATGGGACCCGCAGACCGAAAACGGCACGCTGACCATCACCTATACGCCCGAGAGCGAGGTATGCTGGTTCGCCTATTTCGCGCCCTATTCGATGGAGCGCCACCACGATCTGATCGCGCTGATGGCGGCGGAACCGGGCGTGATCTATCGCCGCCTTGGGCAAAGCCTTGATGGCCAGCCCATTGACTGCCTGACCATGGGCCATGGCCCGGCCCAAATCTGGCTGCAAGCGCGCCAGCATCCGGGCGAGAGCATGGCGCAGTGGTGGATGGAAGGGGCGCTGGATGCCCTGACCGACCCGGCCAATCCGCACGGGCGGCTGCTGCGGGAAAGGGCGACCATCCATGTCGTGCCCAACGCCAATCCCGATGGATCGCGCCGGGGCCATTTGCGCACCAATGCGGCGGGCGTGAACCTCAACCGCGAATGGCACGATCCCCAGCCCGACCGCGCCCCCGAAGTTCTGGCCATCCGCAATGCGATGGATGAAACCGGCGTGGCGCTGTGCATGGATGTGCATGGCGACGAGGCGATCCCGCATGTCTTTATCGCCGGTTTCGAAGGCATCCCCGGCATCACCGAGGCGCAACTGGCCTCCTATCACCGCTATCTGGCGATTCTGGACGCGCAGACGCCCGATTTCCAGACCAAGGCGGGCTACCCCATCGCGCCTGCGGGCCGGGCCAATCTGACCATGGCCACCAACCAGATTGCCGAGCGCTATGGCGCGGTGGCGATGACCCTGGAAATGCCCTTCAAGGACCACAATGACCTGCCCTGCCCCGATCAGGGGTGGAGCCCGGAGCGCAGCGCGCAATTGGGCCGCGACTGCATCGCCGCGATGGCCCAGTGGATTGCGGTGTAA
- a CDS encoding MarR family winged helix-turn-helix transcriptional regulator: MNDPLANLPGYVLRRASSAALAGLNRRLSALSLRHVDASLLMLLNGQPGITQSEAGRVLDIQRANMVPIVGRLEARGLIDRQRVDGRSQGLYLSAEGEALHTQVMGVIDGYEQTLMEGVPAPLRKQAMAVLHAFWQSAEAAIESD; encoded by the coding sequence ATGAACGATCCATTGGCAAATCTTCCCGGCTATGTGCTGCGCCGGGCCTCCTCGGCGGCGCTGGCCGGGCTCAATCGGCGCCTTTCCGCGCTGTCGCTGCGCCATGTCGATGCCAGCCTGCTGATGCTGCTCAACGGTCAGCCGGGCATTACCCAGAGCGAGGCGGGGCGCGTTCTGGATATTCAGCGCGCCAATATGGTTCCCATCGTCGGGCGGTTGGAGGCGCGGGGCCTGATCGACCGCCAGCGGGTCGATGGCCGATCGCAGGGGCTTTACCTGAGCGCCGAGGGCGAGGCTTTGCACACGCAGGTCATGGGCGTGATTGACGGCTATGAGCAGACCTTGATGGAAGGTGTGCCCGCCCCCTTGCGCAAACAGGCGATGGCGGTTCTGCATGCCTTCTGGCAATCGGCAGAAGCCGCCATCGAGAGCGATTAA
- a CDS encoding acyl-CoA dehydrogenase, whose protein sequence is MDITATIARHLAISPGWNALLATSESCAQASEDMIAEILGSAGRFAQERLAPLNAAADVTGCRLVDGRVITVPEHKAAWSEFCEGGWLMLDASPEIGGMGLPTALGNAVQEMMDRHCPAFGMMPVPSRAGARLIHAFADDAVREAWLPGLIDGTIGATICISEPDAGSDVRRLRTRGEKQADGSWRITGEKCWISFGDQDLTGAIAHLLLAKTAPEGQAPSPKDPISLFLVPSVEHGVRAPIVVRRIEEKLGLHASPTCVMGFEGAPAYLLGEMGRGLPQLFVMITNMRLATGVMGLAVASRAAEIAYGYAAERRQGGNGPQPVTINTHADVRAQLLSLSARVEPLRGLIFATANAADLARFTDDAAVRAHNEALAGWLLPIVKTLGGETGFGVASDAIQVLGGAGYTREWPVEQGLRDARVLTVFEGTTGMQAQDITLRRLRAPGAAGYHAFLQAAREDAARIDHAGFNEALATFTATAQALIEADPATAEASATPFLTLAGVVATGWIAARLIAAEAGDPLSRQLAAAGRYALADIAPRAALAGAQALMAAERVAGFGVMVEG, encoded by the coding sequence ATGGATATCACCGCCACCATCGCACGCCATCTGGCCATCAGCCCCGGCTGGAATGCGCTTTTGGCCACCAGCGAATCCTGTGCCCAAGCCAGCGAGGACATGATCGCCGAGATCCTCGGTTCGGCGGGCCGCTTTGCGCAGGAGCGTCTGGCGCCCCTGAATGCGGCGGCCGATGTGACGGGATGCCGCCTTGTCGATGGCCGCGTCATCACCGTGCCCGAACACAAGGCCGCATGGTCGGAATTTTGCGAAGGCGGCTGGCTGATGCTGGATGCTTCGCCCGAGATCGGCGGCATGGGCCTGCCCACTGCGCTGGGCAATGCGGTGCAGGAAATGATGGACCGCCACTGTCCCGCCTTTGGCATGATGCCGGTGCCCAGCCGGGCGGGGGCGCGGCTGATCCACGCCTTTGCCGATGATGCCGTGCGCGAGGCATGGTTGCCGGGCCTGATCGACGGGACGATTGGCGCGACCATCTGCATTTCCGAACCCGATGCGGGCAGCGATGTGCGCCGCCTTCGCACGCGGGGCGAAAAGCAGGCCGATGGCTCATGGCGGATCACCGGCGAGAAGTGCTGGATCAGCTTTGGCGATCAGGATCTGACCGGGGCGATTGCCCACCTCCTGCTGGCCAAAACCGCACCCGAGGGGCAAGCCCCCAGCCCCAAAGACCCGATCAGCCTGTTCCTCGTCCCCTCGGTCGAACATGGCGTGCGCGCGCCGATTGTGGTGCGCCGAATCGAGGAAAAGCTGGGCCTCCACGCCTCGCCCACCTGCGTCATGGGCTTTGAAGGGGCGCCCGCCTATCTGCTGGGCGAAATGGGGCGCGGGCTGCCGCAGCTCTTCGTGATGATCACCAACATGCGCCTGGCCACCGGGGTGATGGGCCTTGCCGTGGCCAGCCGCGCCGCCGAAATCGCCTATGGCTATGCCGCCGAGCGGCGACAGGGCGGCAATGGGCCGCAGCCCGTGACGATCAACACCCATGCCGATGTGCGCGCCCAATTGCTCTCGCTCTCGGCGCGGGTCGAGCCTCTGCGCGGGCTGATCTTTGCCACCGCCAATGCCGCCGATCTGGCGCGCTTTACCGATGATGCGGCGGTGCGGGCGCATAATGAAGCACTGGCCGGGTGGCTCTTGCCCATCGTCAAAACACTGGGCGGTGAAACGGGCTTTGGCGTGGCCTCGGATGCCATTCAGGTGCTGGGCGGCGCGGGCTATACGCGCGAATGGCCGGTCGAGCAGGGGTTGCGCGATGCGCGGGTGCTGACGGTGTTTGAAGGCACCACCGGCATGCAGGCGCAGGACATCACCCTGCGCCGCCTGCGCGCGCCCGGAGCGGCAGGATACCATGCGTTTTTGCAAGCCGCGCGCGAGGATGCCGCCCGCATCGACCACGCCGGTTTCAACGAAGCGCTGGCCACCTTCACCGCCACGGCTCAGGCATTAATCGAGGCCGATCCCGCCACCGCCGAGGCTAGCGCAACGCCCTTCCTCACGCTGGCGGGCGTGGTGGCCACCGGCTGGATCGCGGCCCGGCTGATCGCGGCGGAGGCTGGTGATCCGCTCTCGCGCCAGTTGGCGGCGGCGGGGCGTTATGCGCTGGCCGATATTGCGCCTCGGGCGGCTCTGGCCGGGGCGCAGGCCTTGATGGCGGCGGAGCGGGTGGCCGGGTTTGGGGTGATGGTGGAGGGGTGA
- a CDS encoding MarR family winged helix-turn-helix transcriptional regulator, producing MAKGKETLVITTPPGEDADDIGEIRDIVGFHLRLAHGAVYRHFTETFAELDLTQKQVSVLWLVDDHPGIAQTGLAQRMRMDRATTMAIVNRLEARDLLQRGKSDTDGRKQTLNLTEAGKAMLATAKEAIRAHEEWLKSRYTPREVAVLIELLTRLHE from the coding sequence ATGGCAAAAGGCAAGGAAACGCTGGTAATAACCACCCCGCCGGGGGAGGATGCCGACGATATTGGTGAAATCCGCGATATTGTAGGTTTCCACCTGCGCCTTGCCCATGGCGCGGTCTATCGCCACTTTACCGAGACTTTTGCCGAGCTGGACCTGACGCAGAAGCAGGTCTCGGTGCTGTGGCTGGTCGATGACCATCCGGGCATCGCGCAAACCGGCCTTGCCCAGCGCATGCGGATGGACCGGGCCACCACCATGGCCATCGTCAACCGGCTGGAAGCACGCGACCTGTTGCAGCGCGGCAAGTCGGACACGGACGGGCGCAAGCAGACGCTGAACCTGACCGAGGCGGGCAAGGCGATGCTGGCCACCGCGAAAGAGGCGATCCGCGCGCATGAGGAATGGTTGAAGTCGCGATACACCCCGCGCGAAGTGGCGGTGTTGATCGAGTTGCTGACGCGGTTGCATGAGTGA
- a CDS encoding amidohydrolase family protein: MSDQPHLHPLNTGGERGYLRIATEEAFATREQVDIFLRMIRDGTADKGMVSLWGFYAQSPSPRATQIMERLLDLGERRIADMDATGIDVAILALTSPGVQPILDVEEAKGVARRANELLADACAKYPTRFVGMTAVAPQDPEWSADEIRRGAREWGFKGCQINSHTQGHYLDEPQFDPIFRALVEVDQPLYIHPATLPDSMIGPVLEAGLDGAVFGFGVETGMHLLRLITTGIFDRYPTLQIMVGHMGEALPYWLYRLDYMHQAGVRSQRYERLKPLKKTIAEYMRSNVLITNSGMAWEPAIKFAQEVMGEDRVMYAMDYPYQYEAREVVDMDNMAMNFAVKRKFFEDNARRWFKL, encoded by the coding sequence ATGAGCGATCAACCCCATCTCCACCCCCTGAACACCGGCGGCGAGCGCGGATACCTGCGCATCGCCACCGAGGAAGCCTTTGCCACCCGCGAGCAGGTGGACATCTTTTTGCGCATGATCCGCGACGGTACGGCGGACAAGGGCATGGTCAGCCTCTGGGGCTTTTACGCGCAAAGCCCTTCGCCGCGCGCGACCCAGATCATGGAGCGCCTGCTCGATCTGGGCGAGCGGCGGATTGCCGATATGGACGCGACCGGGATCGACGTGGCGATCCTCGCACTGACGAGCCCCGGCGTACAGCCGATCCTTGATGTGGAGGAGGCCAAGGGCGTGGCGCGGCGGGCCAATGAACTGCTGGCTGATGCCTGTGCGAAATATCCCACGCGCTTTGTCGGCATGACGGCGGTGGCGCCGCAGGACCCGGAATGGTCCGCCGACGAGATCCGTCGCGGCGCGCGCGAATGGGGCTTCAAAGGGTGCCAGATCAACAGCCACACGCAGGGCCATTATCTGGACGAGCCGCAATTCGATCCGATCTTCCGCGCGCTGGTGGAGGTGGATCAGCCGCTCTATATCCACCCCGCCACCTTGCCCGACAGCATGATCGGGCCGGTGCTGGAGGCGGGGCTGGACGGCGCGGTCTTTGGCTTTGGCGTGGAAACGGGGATGCATCTTTTGCGTCTCATCACGACCGGCATTTTCGACCGCTATCCCACGTTGCAAATCATGGTGGGCCATATGGGCGAGGCGCTGCCTTACTGGCTCTATCGCCTCGATTATATGCACCAGGCGGGTGTGCGCTCGCAGCGTTATGAACGGTTGAAGCCGCTTAAAAAGACCATTGCGGAATATATGCGTTCCAACGTGCTGATCACCAATTCGGGCATGGCCTGGGAACCGGCGATCAAGTTTGCCCAGGAGGTGATGGGCGAGGATCGCGTGATGTATGCGATGGATTATCCCTATCAATACGAAGCGCGAGAAGTGGTCGATATGGACAATATGGCCATGAATTTTGCCGTAAAGCGCAAGTTCTTTGAGGATAACGCGCGCCGCTGGTTCAAACTCTAA